One window of Chamaesiphon minutus PCC 6605 genomic DNA carries:
- a CDS encoding trehalase family glycosidase has translation MLTNLPTTNPIPTPTQIQSVRDYIKRTWKTLYRSQEHILQAAKDIKVEHTSGQRWIVYVSQQEDFARVTQTLQQVLPPAEWNQIDLRILPADVDQIQEHGLLYLPHAYVVPGGRFNEMYGWDSYFIQMGLLRDGEIDLARSMTEQLVYEIEHYGTILNANRTYQLARSQPPLLTLMILAVYAQTHDRDWVRSLLPMVERFYYYWTVPPHLNPSTGLSRYYALGHGPAPEVLVSEKDEDGRTHYDRVREYYRQHEVNDYDLALYYDREEDCLTDLFYQGDRSMRESGFDISNRFGPFSVDIIHYVPVCLNVLLYQMEQDIATLYEIVEQSETAQTWRERAIDRHERIDRFLWDEDAGQYFDYNFSTGDRRPYEFATTFYPLWAGIASTEQAQRVVQNLDRFEMPGGLQTSTHISGNQWDAPFGWAPLQLFAVQGLRRYGYQEDAERLARKFIAMLVQEFTSTGTLVEKYDVCACSADVSAEILFGYSSNEVGFGWTNGVFLELLAILNDE, from the coding sequence ATGCTAACCAATCTCCCCACTACAAACCCAATCCCCACCCCCACCCAAATTCAATCGGTGCGAGACTACATTAAACGTACCTGGAAAACCCTATATCGATCGCAAGAACACATCCTGCAAGCCGCCAAAGACATCAAAGTCGAACATACCTCCGGCCAAAGGTGGATCGTATATGTCTCCCAACAAGAAGACTTCGCTCGAGTCACCCAAACCCTCCAGCAAGTCCTCCCACCAGCAGAATGGAACCAAATCGATCTCCGCATCCTACCTGCTGATGTAGACCAAATTCAAGAGCACGGTCTTCTCTACCTGCCCCATGCTTACGTCGTGCCTGGTGGTAGGTTCAACGAAATGTATGGGTGGGATAGCTATTTTATTCAGATGGGGCTGTTGCGGGATGGTGAAATCGACCTGGCGCGGAGCATGACCGAACAATTGGTGTATGAGATCGAGCATTATGGCACTATTCTCAATGCCAATCGCACTTATCAGTTAGCGCGCTCTCAGCCGCCACTACTAACGCTGATGATTTTGGCAGTATATGCCCAAACTCACGATCGAGACTGGGTGAGATCGCTATTACCGATGGTCGAGCGTTTTTACTATTACTGGACGGTGCCGCCCCATTTGAACCCCTCCACGGGACTATCGCGTTACTATGCCTTAGGTCATGGCCCTGCGCCGGAAGTGCTAGTATCTGAGAAAGATGAGGACGGTAGAACGCATTACGATCGCGTGCGGGAGTATTACCGTCAGCATGAGGTGAATGACTACGATCTAGCCCTATATTACGATCGAGAAGAAGATTGTCTGACCGACTTATTTTATCAAGGCGATCGATCGATGCGCGAATCAGGGTTTGATATTAGCAACCGTTTTGGCCCCTTTAGTGTCGATATCATTCACTATGTGCCCGTCTGCCTGAATGTGTTGCTGTACCAGATGGAGCAGGACATCGCGACACTCTATGAAATCGTGGAGCAATCCGAAACCGCCCAAACCTGGCGAGAGCGGGCAATCGATCGTCACGAACGGATCGATCGATTTTTGTGGGATGAAGACGCGGGTCAATATTTTGACTACAACTTTAGTACGGGAGATCGTCGTCCTTATGAATTTGCCACCACTTTCTATCCTCTGTGGGCGGGAATTGCCTCCACCGAGCAAGCCCAGCGAGTAGTCCAAAATCTCGATCGATTTGAAATGCCTGGTGGTTTGCAAACCAGTACCCATATCAGCGGCAACCAGTGGGATGCGCCCTTTGGGTGGGCACCGTTACAGCTATTTGCAGTGCAGGGTTTGCGTCGTTATGGTTACCAAGAGGATGCCGAGCGGTTAGCACGAAAATTTATTGCTATGCTCGTCCAAGAATTTACCAGCACTGGCACCCTGGTCGAAAAGTACGATGTCTGCGCCTGTTCGGCTGACGTTTCGGCAGAAATCCTGTTTGGCTACAGTTCTAACGAAGTTGGCTTCGGCTGGACAAATGGTGTGTTTCTGGAGTTGTTGGCAATTTTAAATGATGAGTGA
- a CDS encoding bile acid:sodium symporter family protein: MQSNLFTAVLLPLALSLVMLGMGLSLIPEDFKRIARYPKAVAVGTICQVLLLPLIALLITQIVPMQPTIAVGLIVLALCCGGPSSNLITYLAKGDVALSVSLTAVGSIITVFTIPVFANLALQHFLGQNAAIEMPIGQTMGQIFLITLLPIAIGMTVRQRFPHIANRLEKVMSRVAAGLLALIIILLVVREGSKLPGFILQVGVGVLLLNVLSMLAGFSIGKVLKLPRSQQICIAIEVGISNGTLALAITAGLLNNPEMAIPAAVYSLLMYVTGFATILYGRKVAIAEGRA, encoded by the coding sequence ATGCAAAGTAACCTATTCACCGCTGTCTTACTACCATTAGCCCTGTCTTTAGTAATGCTGGGAATGGGTTTGAGTCTGATTCCCGAAGATTTTAAGCGGATCGCTCGTTATCCCAAAGCGGTGGCAGTAGGCACCATTTGTCAGGTGCTACTATTACCCCTAATTGCCCTCCTAATTACCCAAATAGTACCGATGCAACCGACGATTGCTGTCGGACTAATCGTGCTGGCACTATGTTGTGGTGGTCCCTCGTCTAATCTAATTACCTACCTAGCAAAGGGAGATGTTGCACTGTCAGTTTCGCTTACGGCAGTGGGTAGTATTATTACAGTCTTCACGATTCCAGTCTTCGCCAATCTCGCACTCCAGCACTTTCTCGGACAGAATGCCGCGATCGAGATGCCCATCGGTCAGACGATGGGGCAAATTTTCCTGATTACCCTGCTACCAATCGCGATCGGCATGACCGTTCGCCAAAGATTTCCGCACATTGCCAATCGTCTGGAAAAGGTGATGAGCCGCGTCGCCGCTGGTTTGCTCGCATTAATTATTATCCTGCTCGTAGTGCGCGAAGGTAGCAAATTACCTGGATTTATCTTGCAGGTAGGAGTTGGCGTATTGCTGCTCAATGTACTATCAATGCTAGCTGGATTCTCGATCGGTAAAGTGCTAAAGTTACCCCGCTCCCAACAAATCTGCATTGCAATCGAGGTCGGCATTTCCAATGGTACGCTAGCTCTAGCGATTACTGCTGGTCTGCTGAATAACCCCGAAATGGCTATTCCGGCTGCTGTTTATAGCCTGTTGATGTATGTCACAGGATTTGCAACAATCCTCTACGGTAGAAAAGTTGCCATTGCAGAGGGACGAGCCTGA
- a CDS encoding MAPEG family protein, with product MTLLWAQGLAIYLPLLVIGRIVHMVSYLKALQPWRNLSYQLGLWVTFVMTVHIVLRSIS from the coding sequence ATGACTTTACTATGGGCACAGGGATTGGCGATTTATCTACCGCTACTTGTCATCGGGCGAATCGTTCACATGGTGAGCTATCTCAAAGCACTCCAACCGTGGCGGAATTTATCTTATCAGTTGGGGTTGTGGGTAACATTTGTCATGACAGTACATATTGTACTGCGATCGATCTCATGA
- a CDS encoding AI-2E family transporter, whose amino-acid sequence MLTHHVCYSSYADRSKPRPLEVATAEDRMLSYQKLPQWLQISLAFPLIFLNGWLIGLLYHFLQPISSIVITACLVTFLLDYPIAFLERRGLPRALSIGLVLIIAIALVGAVGFGLLPIVFQQLQEFVNRLPAWLTAAQQQVDSLSTLPIFQDIPIELTNLTAGLSERVTQTLQLASRKAIFLAVETINSALNLLLILVLTILLVFSGEPLWNGLWSWLPAPWRERIQDSLKQSFQSYFAGQAIVSTIQGVSLMTVFLLLQIPFGLLFGLTIGFASLIPFGGTLTIIVISSLLALQNIWLGLKVLLVAIVVGQIIENAIAPRLMSGMTGLNPAIVFISVLTGSQVGGLLGLLLAVPTAGFIKRIADALKERANPQLENSKLDSDLVSSP is encoded by the coding sequence TTGCTGACACATCACGTCTGTTATTCAAGTTATGCTGATAGAAGTAAGCCCAGACCTCTTGAAGTAGCAACCGCTGAAGATCGAATGCTCTCCTACCAAAAACTACCTCAATGGCTCCAGATTAGTTTAGCGTTTCCGTTGATTTTTCTAAATGGCTGGCTGATTGGGCTGCTCTATCATTTCTTACAACCGATTTCTAGTATCGTCATTACGGCTTGTTTGGTAACATTTTTACTAGATTATCCGATCGCCTTCTTGGAACGGCGCGGACTGCCCAGAGCTTTGTCGATCGGGTTAGTGCTGATTATCGCGATTGCCTTAGTAGGCGCGGTCGGTTTTGGACTATTGCCGATCGTGTTTCAACAATTGCAGGAATTTGTCAACCGCTTACCCGCTTGGCTGACTGCCGCACAGCAGCAAGTCGATAGCCTCAGTACGCTGCCGATTTTTCAGGATATTCCGATCGAGCTGACTAATTTAACCGCAGGATTGAGCGAGCGAGTCACTCAAACTCTACAACTAGCCTCGCGCAAAGCGATCTTCCTCGCTGTAGAGACGATTAACAGTGCCTTAAATTTGCTGTTGATTCTCGTGTTGACGATCTTATTGGTGTTTAGCGGCGAGCCATTATGGAATGGATTGTGGAGCTGGCTCCCCGCACCTTGGCGCGAGCGAATTCAAGACTCGCTGAAGCAAAGTTTTCAGAGTTATTTTGCAGGTCAAGCGATCGTTTCTACCATTCAAGGTGTCTCGCTGATGACGGTATTTCTCTTGCTTCAGATACCGTTTGGATTGTTATTTGGGTTGACGATTGGGTTTGCCAGTTTGATTCCCTTTGGTGGTACCCTGACGATTATTGTGATTAGCTCGCTGCTGGCTCTCCAAAACATTTGGTTGGGACTCAAAGTTTTGCTAGTCGCGATCGTCGTCGGTCAGATTATTGAAAATGCGATCGCCCCTCGGTTGATGAGTGGCATGACTGGACTCAATCCAGCTATTGTGTTCATTTCTGTGTTAACGGGGTCTCAAGTAGGGGGACTGCTCGGACTCCTGCTAGCCGTACCGACTGCGGGGTTTATCAAACGAATCGCCGATGCTCTCAAGGAGAGAGCCAACCCACAATTGGAAAACTCAAAATTGGACTCGGATCTCGTCAGCAGTCCTTGA
- a CDS encoding AAA family ATPase, with amino-acid sequence MDLFEHHRQQITAAEAPLADRLRPRTLEEFIGQEQILGQGRLLRRAICADRLSSLIFYGPPGTGKTTLARIIANTTNGYFIAINAVLAGVKEIREAIDTAQTQRGMYARRTILFVDEVHRFNKAQQDALLPWVENGTIILIGATTENPFFEVNKALVSRSRLFQLKPLTATDLRQVLQQALQDDSRGYGKLKVSIDEDAIAHLANVANGDARSLLNALELAVETTAPATDGTIAITLAVAEESIQQRAVLYDKEGDTHFDTISAFIKSVRGSDPDAALYWLAKMVYAGEEPRFILRRLLILASEDIGLADPQALVVVNACAQAFDRVGLPEGRYPLAQATLYLANAPKSNSIMGFFDALAAVESERQSDVPNPLKDNSRDNQGFGHGKGYLYPHAYRDHWIEQQYLPGSLQGRVFYQPSAQGAEGAIKWQVERHREAQLAAMVSGMGMELPEILTFSPNDLQNDRWLQRTLSQTGDRQAKIRDRLFALLSPQRHHVILDLNSTTGLLTWEALRQVPEGGVYTLAPRPADAIAIQEQSASLPELLRPMVMVGSLSELPAQIAAMKFDGIVGNCALMRDRHKCALIQTMANFLQPDGKIALYESIPRHTQRIYQLLDFGRLEISPDLRDRWIRAEEAIYTNPDDGMTNWDVEDLRSSFERAEFTVEMEVESTIAQLQISSATIERWFTQNNSKPTYASYLSKFLTKSEIEIVQQAIVDRLLNKTVNWQSKSVVITAKFNSRELR; translated from the coding sequence ATGGATTTATTCGAGCACCACCGCCAGCAAATTACCGCCGCCGAAGCACCACTGGCCGATCGCTTGCGTCCGCGCACCCTAGAAGAATTTATCGGTCAAGAGCAGATCTTAGGGCAAGGTAGACTGTTACGCCGCGCCATTTGTGCCGATCGTCTATCTTCACTGATTTTCTATGGCCCCCCAGGGACGGGTAAAACCACCCTAGCGCGGATTATTGCCAATACCACCAACGGCTATTTTATCGCGATTAATGCCGTCCTCGCTGGCGTCAAAGAGATTCGCGAAGCCATCGATACCGCTCAAACCCAACGCGGGATGTACGCTCGGCGCACGATTCTATTTGTCGATGAAGTACATCGCTTCAACAAAGCCCAACAGGACGCGCTGCTACCTTGGGTCGAAAATGGCACGATAATTCTGATTGGCGCGACGACGGAGAATCCGTTTTTTGAGGTAAATAAAGCCTTAGTGAGTCGCTCGCGGTTATTCCAATTAAAACCCTTAACCGCAACGGATTTACGACAAGTATTGCAGCAAGCATTGCAGGACGATTCCAGGGGTTACGGCAAGCTTAAGGTATCGATCGATGAAGATGCGATCGCCCACTTAGCAAACGTCGCCAATGGCGATGCGCGATCTCTGCTCAATGCGTTGGAATTGGCAGTAGAAACCACCGCACCCGCAACCGATGGCACGATCGCTATTACTCTAGCAGTAGCCGAAGAATCGATCCAGCAACGGGCGGTACTATACGATAAAGAGGGCGATACCCATTTCGATACGATTAGTGCATTTATTAAAAGCGTGCGCGGTTCCGATCCCGATGCGGCTCTTTACTGGCTGGCGAAAATGGTCTATGCCGGAGAAGAACCGAGATTTATTTTACGCAGGTTGCTGATTTTAGCCAGTGAAGATATCGGACTTGCCGATCCACAAGCGTTAGTCGTGGTCAATGCTTGCGCTCAAGCCTTCGATCGCGTTGGGTTGCCCGAAGGTCGTTATCCGCTGGCACAGGCGACACTTTATCTGGCGAATGCGCCCAAATCTAATAGCATCATGGGCTTTTTCGACGCGCTGGCGGCGGTAGAATCAGAACGCCAATCGGACGTTCCCAATCCCCTCAAAGATAACAGTCGCGACAACCAAGGATTCGGTCATGGCAAAGGATATCTCTATCCCCATGCCTATCGAGACCACTGGATCGAACAGCAATATTTACCCGGTAGCTTGCAGGGACGAGTATTCTATCAACCGTCGGCGCAGGGAGCGGAGGGAGCGATTAAGTGGCAAGTCGAACGTCACCGAGAGGCTCAGTTAGCAGCTATGGTTAGCGGCATGGGAATGGAACTGCCCGAAATCCTGACCTTTAGCCCCAACGATCTCCAGAACGACCGCTGGTTGCAACGCACGCTCTCTCAAACAGGCGATCGCCAAGCCAAAATTCGCGATCGATTATTTGCGCTACTATCGCCCCAACGTCATCACGTCATACTCGATCTCAACTCCACAACAGGGTTGCTGACTTGGGAGGCACTGCGCCAAGTGCCCGAAGGTGGTGTTTATACGCTAGCACCCAGACCAGCCGACGCGATCGCCATCCAAGAGCAATCTGCAAGTTTGCCCGAACTGTTGCGACCGATGGTAATGGTGGGATCTTTGAGCGAACTCCCAGCACAGATCGCAGCGATGAAATTCGACGGGATTGTCGGCAATTGCGCCCTAATGCGCGATCGTCACAAGTGCGCTCTGATTCAAACGATGGCAAATTTCTTGCAACCCGACGGGAAAATCGCGCTCTACGAATCGATTCCCCGCCATACCCAACGCATTTATCAGTTGCTCGATTTTGGACGGTTGGAGATCTCCCCAGATCTTAGAGATCGCTGGATACGAGCCGAAGAAGCGATTTATACCAATCCTGACGATGGCATGACGAATTGGGATGTTGAGGATTTACGCTCGTCGTTCGAGCGGGCGGAATTTACAGTTGAAATGGAGGTCGAAAGCACTATCGCTCAGCTCCAAATTTCGAGTGCGACAATCGAGCGGTGGTTTACTCAAAATAACTCTAAACCTACTTATGCCAGCTACTTAAGTAAGTTTCTCACCAAATCAGAGATTGAGATCGTGCAGCAGGCGATCGTCGATCGACTTTTAAATAAAACTGTAAATTGGCAGAGCAAATCTGTAGTTATTACCGCCAAATTTAACTCTAGAGAGCTTCGCTAA
- a CDS encoding ADP-ribosylglycohydrolase family protein, translated as MRISPAAYAYDTLDEVLRRSEHFTALTHNHPEGIKGGQATAAAIFIARKGGSKVDIRHFIEDRFGYDLSRTVDEIRSTYDFDESCQGTVPEALTCLLEASDFEDAIRNAISIGGDSDTLACITGSVAEPLFGGVPEPIAQVVLGKLDPHLRGVTTNFIVKYVR; from the coding sequence ATGAGGATTAGTCCAGCCGCCTACGCATATGACACTCTAGATGAAGTGCTGCGCCGATCGGAACATTTCACGGCATTGACGCACAACCACCCTGAAGGGATTAAAGGCGGTCAAGCTACTGCCGCAGCGATCTTCATCGCCCGTAAGGGAGGCTCCAAGGTTGATATCCGTCACTTCATTGAGGATCGCTTTGGCTATGACCTATCGCGAACTGTCGATGAGATTCGATCGACATACGATTTCGACGAGTCTTGCCAAGGAACCGTACCGGAGGCTCTGACTTGTCTGCTAGAAGCATCGGACTTTGAGGATGCTATCCGCAACGCCATCTCCATCGGCGGGGATTCAGACACGCTTGCCTGCATCACGGGTTCTGTGGCAGAGCCGCTCTTCGGTGGGGTACCCGAACCGATCGCACAGGTTGTTTTGGGCAAGCTAGACCCTCATCTTCGCGGCGTGACAACAAACTTCATTGTCAAGTACGTGAGGTAG
- a CDS encoding AAA family ATPase, whose protein sequence is MDLSVAKPPRVAGQEIYQRLHHNIERVVKGQSSAIRMLLAAFASGGHVLLEDYPGTGKTTLAKALACSVDVSFKRIQFTPDLLPSDILGVSILDPIERAFHFHEGPIFANIVLADEINRASPRTQSALLEAMAESQVSIDGNVKKLDEPFFVIATQNPVDSRGTYPLPEAQMDRFAVQLSLGYLSPEAEIDIISQHIDRSNADRLRPCLAVEDIATLKQQVQQIRVSPEVKRYVVDLIGATRRAEGVQLGASPRGSIALVKVAQALALFDGYEFVLPDHIQEVAVAVLAHRLVMEPQARFSGRTAATVVAEILRTTPMPA, encoded by the coding sequence ATGGATTTGTCCGTTGCAAAGCCCCCGCGCGTAGCTGGGCAAGAGATTTACCAACGTTTGCACCACAACATCGAACGGGTTGTTAAGGGTCAATCCAGTGCTATTCGGATGTTGCTGGCGGCTTTTGCCAGCGGGGGACACGTACTTTTGGAAGATTATCCCGGTACGGGTAAAACCACCCTAGCCAAAGCTCTAGCCTGTTCTGTGGATGTTTCCTTTAAGCGCATTCAGTTTACGCCAGATTTATTACCATCAGATATTCTGGGGGTTTCGATCCTAGACCCGATCGAGCGTGCCTTTCATTTCCATGAAGGGCCGATTTTTGCCAATATCGTCCTGGCCGATGAAATTAATCGCGCCTCGCCCCGTACCCAATCTGCCCTGCTGGAGGCGATGGCCGAATCTCAGGTGAGTATCGACGGCAACGTCAAGAAACTGGACGAGCCATTTTTTGTAATTGCCACGCAAAATCCGGTAGATTCGCGCGGTACCTATCCCCTGCCAGAAGCCCAAATGGATCGGTTTGCGGTGCAGTTGAGTTTGGGCTATCTCTCGCCGGAGGCGGAAATCGATATTATTTCTCAACACATCGATCGATCGAACGCCGATCGATTGCGCCCCTGTCTGGCGGTAGAAGATATTGCCACCTTGAAACAACAGGTACAGCAGATTCGGGTGAGTCCAGAAGTGAAACGCTATGTGGTGGATCTCATCGGTGCCACGCGACGGGCTGAGGGGGTACAGTTGGGAGCCAGTCCAAGGGGATCGATCGCCCTAGTAAAAGTCGCTCAGGCATTGGCTCTGTTCGACGGCTATGAATTTGTCTTGCCAGACCACATTCAGGAAGTTGCCGTGGCTGTACTCGCCCACCGACTCGTGATGGAACCTCAGGCTCGATTTTCTGGTAGGACGGCAGCAACTGTAGTTGCGGAGATTTTGCGTACCACGCCAATGCCCGCTTAG
- a CDS encoding DUF58 domain-containing protein produces the protein MNPFIYRIVRGSYSAQRWLSRRFTPSGLGVLVCFVFSGIVGADTNQSLSYQLFCFLGASLAIAIAASHFQRYRVRATRILPRFGTVGMPLRYRIVFENQTPRRHEGLKFYEALVEPFPELREFSVLNWRTSWQIQRQQWERIMARRKRAIAPSLDLPTLLPQSETEVMGEIIPLQRGLLKFCEIGVTCPDPLGLFNACLALSLPQAVLILPKRYHLPPIQLPGARRHQSGGVALATSVGDAEEFRALREYRPGDPIRKIHWKSWAKVGKPMVKEEQEEFFVRHALILDTFQSAAASELLEEAVAIASSLACEIQTQESLLDMMFVGLESYCFTAGRGLGQTERMLELLASVVPCQDKSFASFLPVIQSRCTLLSGCICILLDWDEERKTLVRYLQSLGIPTLVLVIRGDLGLSMEPTQDAVNSAHSQIRILKLGQIQEGLMQL, from the coding sequence ATGAATCCTTTTATCTATCGGATCGTGCGAGGTAGTTATAGCGCGCAAAGGTGGCTGAGCCGCCGCTTTACCCCTAGTGGATTGGGGGTACTGGTCTGTTTTGTATTTTCGGGAATCGTGGGCGCGGATACGAACCAAAGCCTATCTTACCAGTTGTTTTGTTTTCTCGGTGCTAGCTTGGCGATCGCGATCGCCGCCAGCCATTTTCAGCGTTATCGCGTGAGGGCAACGCGAATCCTCCCGCGCTTTGGCACGGTGGGAATGCCGTTGCGGTATCGGATTGTCTTTGAAAATCAGACCCCACGCCGACACGAGGGACTGAAGTTCTATGAAGCTCTAGTCGAACCCTTTCCAGAGCTGCGAGAATTTAGCGTTCTCAACTGGCGAACTTCTTGGCAGATCCAACGGCAACAATGGGAGCGGATTATGGCTCGCCGCAAGAGGGCGATCGCGCCCAGCCTCGATCTGCCCACCCTCTTGCCCCAGAGCGAAACCGAAGTAATGGGAGAAATAATCCCATTGCAGCGGGGATTGCTCAAATTTTGTGAGATCGGCGTTACCTGTCCAGATCCGCTGGGATTATTTAATGCTTGTCTTGCCCTTTCCTTGCCACAGGCAGTCTTAATTTTGCCCAAACGCTATCACTTGCCGCCAATTCAGCTTCCTGGAGCGCGTCGCCATCAATCTGGGGGAGTTGCCTTAGCCACCTCGGTGGGAGATGCCGAAGAATTCCGCGCACTGCGGGAATATCGACCTGGAGATCCGATCCGCAAAATTCACTGGAAGAGTTGGGCTAAGGTCGGCAAACCGATGGTCAAAGAAGAGCAGGAGGAATTCTTTGTCCGTCATGCGTTGATTCTGGATACTTTTCAATCGGCAGCAGCGAGCGAACTCTTAGAAGAAGCAGTGGCGATCGCTAGCTCGTTAGCCTGTGAAATCCAGACTCAGGAATCGTTGTTGGATATGATGTTCGTCGGCTTAGAATCCTATTGCTTCACGGCGGGGCGGGGACTCGGCCAAACGGAACGGATGCTGGAACTATTGGCATCAGTTGTTCCCTGTCAGGATAAATCCTTTGCCTCCTTTCTACCTGTAATTCAATCCCGCTGCACCCTTTTGAGCGGCTGTATTTGCATCCTCTTGGACTGGGATGAGGAACGCAAAACTTTGGTGCGATACCTTCAGAGTTTGGGCATTCCTACCCTCGTACTGGTCATTCGGGGAGATCTCGGTTTGTCGATGGAACCGACTCAGGATGCAGTTAATTCAGCCCACAGCCAGATTCGGATTCTCAAGCTAGGACAGATTCAGGAAGGGTTGATGCAGTTATGA
- a CDS encoding transglutaminase-like domain-containing protein produces MKISISSLCSLAICLWGFQTGLWGFAAIVLLALEGRRFVRSQWDLSFNQLKNIGKLWGILALGSIVFLLIAYRAMFIYSLLQWLPFLCLPLVIGQTYVNGFTTLLPLLSNDSTQSRSAPPRRARSIAVNQNNPNFYYPYFAICLIAASTSNRHDLIFYGATVALVGLFLWNLRPRQAHPAIWLCLLILAGAIGFGGQLQLHQLQAKLEEQVAPLLSGFTGESIDPYQAQTQVGSIGDLKQSNEIIFRVAGNRQQFPLLLREATYNKYQSPSWVALKSKFTPVLPQSDGSTWQLGASQTKSTAISISSQLNRGKAILRLPHSITQVDRLNVEKMMQNQYGTVKVRGQGNSLTYQAHFNPDRSLDTPPTDADLHIPAAEQPAIAKTLQNLDVKELPADRVLDRLSNFFTQNFRYSLKLAGSGNPSTPLSAFLLKQRAGHCEYFATATTLLLRGAGIPARYVVGYSVREWSPLEQQFVIRSRHAHAWTMAYTNGNWQSFDTTPPDWAAQEDAMASPFQTISDLWSFLSFQFSRGLAHIVAGKTTILLWTIAVGGLFLLWRFRRRWRLPRSLQVAIVPEQSIPIGRSGLDSEFYEIDRALQNLGLHRLSSESFQQWLLRIEPHLAESQYSTLKQILDLHHCYRFDPQGLSSMERQQLQELSQSWLDYFASYSPVTQCMEK; encoded by the coding sequence ATGAAGATCTCAATTTCCAGTTTATGTAGCCTAGCAATTTGCTTGTGGGGATTTCAGACAGGCTTGTGGGGGTTTGCCGCGATCGTTCTCTTAGCCCTAGAAGGACGGCGGTTTGTCCGATCGCAGTGGGATTTATCTTTTAACCAACTGAAGAATATTGGCAAGCTCTGGGGCATCCTCGCGCTTGGCTCGATTGTATTTTTGCTCATTGCCTATCGAGCGATGTTCATCTACAGTCTGCTGCAATGGCTGCCGTTCCTGTGCTTGCCCCTAGTCATTGGGCAAACCTATGTCAATGGTTTTACGACGCTGTTACCACTGTTGTCGAACGATTCCACCCAATCGCGAAGCGCGCCACCAAGGCGGGCGCGATCGATCGCTGTAAACCAAAACAACCCGAACTTTTACTATCCCTACTTTGCAATTTGTCTAATTGCTGCCAGTACTTCCAATCGTCATGACCTAATATTTTATGGCGCGACCGTAGCCCTAGTCGGATTATTTCTCTGGAATTTGCGCCCGCGACAGGCTCATCCAGCGATCTGGCTTTGCTTGCTAATACTCGCAGGAGCGATCGGGTTTGGCGGACAGCTTCAACTCCATCAACTTCAAGCCAAATTAGAAGAACAGGTGGCTCCGTTGTTGAGTGGGTTTACTGGAGAATCCATCGATCCTTACCAAGCTCAGACGCAAGTTGGCAGTATTGGCGATTTAAAGCAATCCAATGAAATTATCTTTCGGGTAGCGGGCAATCGCCAACAATTTCCGTTGCTGCTGCGCGAAGCAACCTATAACAAATATCAATCTCCATCCTGGGTAGCACTGAAGTCAAAATTTACACCCGTTCTGCCCCAATCAGATGGCAGCACTTGGCAGTTGGGAGCGAGCCAGACTAAATCGACGGCGATCTCCATTTCATCCCAACTCAATCGGGGGAAAGCAATTTTGAGATTACCCCACAGTATAACGCAGGTCGATCGGTTAAACGTCGAGAAGATGATGCAGAACCAATATGGCACGGTTAAGGTGCGGGGACAGGGAAATTCTCTAACTTATCAAGCGCACTTTAACCCCGATCGATCGCTCGATACCCCACCCACAGACGCAGATTTACACATCCCCGCAGCAGAGCAACCTGCGATTGCGAAGACACTTCAAAATTTAGATGTGAAGGAGCTTCCCGCCGATCGAGTACTCGATCGCTTATCTAACTTCTTTACGCAAAATTTCCGCTATTCACTAAAACTGGCTGGATCGGGCAACCCTTCAACACCTCTATCTGCTTTTCTGCTGAAACAGCGGGCGGGACACTGTGAGTATTTTGCCACGGCAACTACCTTACTGCTTCGGGGTGCAGGCATTCCAGCACGATATGTTGTGGGGTATTCCGTCCGTGAATGGAGTCCGTTAGAGCAGCAGTTTGTAATCCGCAGCCGACATGCTCATGCTTGGACGATGGCATATACGAACGGAAATTGGCAATCTTTCGATACCACGCCGCCGGATTGGGCGGCACAGGAAGATGCAATGGCTTCTCCATTTCAGACGATCTCGGATCTGTGGTCGTTCTTGAGTTTTCAATTCTCAAGAGGACTGGCACATATAGTTGCCGGAAAAACGACCATCCTGCTATGGACGATCGCCGTGGGGGGATTATTTTTACTCTGGCGGTTCCGTCGCAGGTGGCGATTGCCGAGATCGTTGCAAGTGGCGATCGTGCCCGAACAGTCGATTCCGATCGGGCGATCGGGTCTGGACTCAGAGTTTTATGAGATCGATCGAGCATTACAAAACTTAGGTCTGCATCGCTTATCCAGTGAGTCTTTCCAGCAATGGTTGTTACGCATCGAACCCCACCTAGCAGAGTCCCAGTATTCGACCCTAAAACAGATTCTCGATCTGCACCATTGCTATCGGTTCGACCCTCAAGGTCTTAGCTCAATGGAACGACAACAATTGCAAGAGTTGAGTCAGTCATGGTTAGATTATTTTGCTAGTTATAGTCCAGTGACTCAATGCATGGAAAAATAA